A single Halarcobacter anaerophilus DNA region contains:
- a CDS encoding NAD(P)-dependent oxidoreductase: MAIGFIGLGNLGSAIVKRLLDQKEEVKIYNRTKSKVEHMGLDIANSPKELVEECDTVFMCLFESAAVENIFEMQNGILSADLKGKTIIDLTTNHYEKVLTFHEKIEKKGGNYLESPIFGSVPPALQGALTIVTSGKESTFELCKPFLQKIGKEIFYLKEKGKASKMKLINNLCLGSFMATIAECTALGEACDINKSELLKILGVGGGQSLVLKGKTQKLIDEDFSAHFSNSAIYKDLHTLQDLAYSMNQPLYTAAIPKELFGKMKKEGKGEEDFCSIYKLFK; encoded by the coding sequence ATGGCTATAGGTTTCATAGGACTTGGAAATTTAGGTAGTGCAATTGTTAAAAGACTTCTTGACCAAAAAGAAGAAGTAAAAATATATAACAGAACAAAATCAAAAGTCGAACATATGGGTTTAGATATTGCAAACAGTCCAAAAGAGCTTGTTGAAGAGTGTGACACGGTTTTTATGTGTCTTTTTGAATCAGCTGCGGTTGAAAATATATTTGAGATGCAAAACGGTATTTTAAGTGCTGATTTAAAAGGTAAAACTATTATTGATTTAACAACAAATCATTATGAAAAAGTTCTTACTTTTCACGAAAAAATCGAAAAAAAAGGGGGTAATTATTTAGAATCTCCTATTTTCGGAAGTGTTCCTCCTGCTTTACAAGGGGCACTTACAATAGTAACTTCGGGAAAAGAGAGTACTTTTGAGCTTTGTAAACCATTTTTACAAAAAATAGGAAAAGAGATTTTTTATTTAAAAGAGAAAGGGAAAGCTTCTAAAATGAAACTGATAAACAATCTTTGTTTAGGTTCATTTATGGCTACTATTGCAGAGTGTACGGCTTTAGGTGAAGCTTGTGATATAAATAAAAGTGAACTTCTTAAAATATTGGGAGTAGGCGGAGGTCAATCCCTTGTTTTAAAAGGAAAAACTCAAAAACTAATAGATGAAGATTTTAGTGCCCATTTCTCAAATAGTGCAATTTACAAAGATCTGCATACTCTGCAAGATTTAGCTTACAGTATGAATCAGCCTTTATACACAGCAGCTATTCCAAAAGAGCTTTTCGGAAAAATGAAAAAAGAGGGTAAAGGAGAAGAGGATTTCTGCTCTATTTACAAACTATTTAAATAG
- a CDS encoding VOC family protein: protein MFKIKAIDHLVLTVKDIEKTVEFYTSVLGMEKEIFQEHRVALKFGHQKINLHQLNSEFEPKALNVKEGSADLCFVTDTSIVEFKKHIESFGIEIIEGPVERTGAIGKINSIYIRDPDGNLIEVSNYIYSI, encoded by the coding sequence ATGTTTAAAATAAAAGCTATAGATCATTTAGTTTTGACCGTAAAAGATATTGAAAAAACTGTAGAGTTTTATACCTCTGTTTTAGGCATGGAAAAAGAGATCTTCCAAGAGCACAGAGTTGCTCTAAAATTTGGACATCAAAAAATAAATCTGCATCAATTAAATAGTGAATTTGAACCTAAAGCATTAAATGTAAAAGAGGGAAGTGCAGATTTATGTTTTGTTACGGATACAAGTATAGTTGAGTTTAAAAAACATATAGAATCTTTTGGTATAGAGATAATTGAAGGTCCTGTTGAAAGAACAGGTGCAATAGGAAAGATTAATTCAATTTATATAAGAGATCCCGACGGGAATCTAATTGAAGTTTCAAACTATATTTATAGTATTTAG
- a CDS encoding LysE family translocator, producing MEIYFTDFLTLALAHFLALLSPGVDFFIILSNSSKYGRYEGVLTSVGIAFANLFYILLALFGISLIKDNQTIFTLIKLLGSIYLLYIGFLLITSKKRELFNKKTTISKKRKALVKFFSMGFLSAILNPKNSIFYFTMFSISIKSTTPVFVQSFYALWMFFAVLLWDIFVVYLVTNKKSKLFLENYSNLIEKISGVILFTIGFLIILETLI from the coding sequence ATGGAAATATACTTTACAGATTTTTTAACCCTTGCGTTAGCGCATTTTTTAGCACTTTTAAGTCCCGGTGTAGATTTTTTTATTATTCTTTCAAACTCTAGTAAATACGGACGTTATGAAGGAGTTCTAACTTCTGTTGGAATTGCTTTTGCAAATCTTTTTTATATTTTGCTGGCTTTGTTTGGAATATCTCTTATAAAAGATAATCAAACTATTTTTACCCTAATTAAACTTTTAGGTTCTATATATCTTTTATATATCGGATTTTTACTGATTACAAGCAAAAAAAGAGAACTTTTTAATAAAAAAACAACTATCAGCAAAAAAAGAAAAGCACTTGTCAAATTTTTTAGTATGGGCTTTTTATCTGCCATTTTAAATCCAAAAAACTCGATTTTTTATTTTACTATGTTTTCCATATCAATAAAAAGCACTACTCCTGTTTTTGTACAAAGTTTTTATGCTTTATGGATGTTTTTTGCCGTTCTTCTTTGGGATATTTTCGTAGTTTATTTAGTTACCAATAAAAAAAGCAAACTCTTTTTAGAAAACTACTCCAATCTAATAGAAAAGATTTCCGGAGTAATACTTTTTACAATAGGTTTTTTAATTATCCTTGAAACTCTTATCTAG
- a CDS encoding AraC family transcriptional regulator, producing MKKRIFTKIFNDKNLPFVELRYSNNTKHYKNHIHNTFSIGMNLKGKTIYSNKTKKYEFDVGMLAIVNPKEVHSCNPVTKEPNLYYMLYLDPNWCYGIQKSIFKDLEGFKPFEEDVLYDEEIYTDFKNLCNLLFSEISYKEKEQKLIQFFTKLFKLYMKESEQKKENKDFEKIADYLEQNSTENISLEELSKEFNLNPFYIIRIFKAQKNITPHAYLLNMKINRAKKLLKEQKSITFTALECGFSDQSHFHRNFCKYVAATPKEYKLNFVQD from the coding sequence ATGAAAAAAAGAATATTTACAAAAATCTTTAATGATAAAAATCTTCCTTTTGTAGAACTTAGATATTCAAATAATACAAAACACTATAAAAATCATATTCATAATACTTTTTCTATAGGAATGAATCTAAAAGGGAAAACTATTTATTCAAATAAAACAAAAAAATATGAGTTTGACGTAGGAATGCTTGCTATTGTAAATCCTAAAGAGGTTCACTCTTGTAATCCTGTTACAAAAGAGCCGAATCTCTATTATATGCTCTATTTAGACCCAAACTGGTGTTACGGTATTCAAAAATCTATTTTCAAAGATTTAGAGGGCTTTAAACCTTTTGAAGAGGATGTTTTATATGATGAAGAGATATATACGGATTTTAAAAATCTCTGCAATCTTCTTTTCAGTGAAATCTCTTACAAAGAAAAAGAGCAGAAGTTAATTCAATTTTTTACAAAACTATTTAAACTTTATATGAAAGAGAGCGAACAAAAAAAAGAAAATAAAGATTTTGAAAAAATTGCAGACTATTTGGAGCAAAACTCTACTGAAAATATATCTTTAGAAGAGTTGTCAAAAGAGTTTAATCTAAATCCTTTTTATATAATAAGAATTTTTAAAGCCCAAAAAAATATTACTCCCCATGCTTATTTGTTAAATATGAAAATAAACAGAGCTAAAAAACTCTTAAAAGAGCAAAAAAGTATCACCTTTACTGCTTTAGAATGCGGGTTTTCCGATCAAAGCCATTTTCATAGAAATTTTTGCAAATATGTAGCTGCTACTCCAAAAGAGTATAAACTCAATTTTGTACAAGATTAA
- a CDS encoding ATP-binding protein gives MLVTILTGSIGYTAFVYWYMSNQYNNTLKLSKSIGLVLSQDIAKLVLLNDISAASDIITKLKSFSALKSMVLYKLNGEPILQYNKADKTFSVDKLPDEKHRDSIIKGRDLKLYVKANYQNTNLGHIQFNFKIDTVYDVIKKDIEALLVILFIIVFSSYLLAIYFAKKFTNPILNLVSFLEKIYFTESLTNRIKIEENNEYGKLYDEVNTMLERIEKSHDELKIAAVAFETQSGMLITDKNQKILRVNKAFTKITGYSIDEVVGKTPSILKSGIHNDKFYQNMYSSLGKNLFWIGEINNRHKDGSIVNELLTIHAILDNNDQVIYYVSSFLDITAQKKAEKELKQKESLLVQQSKMAAMGEMLENIAHQWRQPLSLISTTSSGLLLRKSMDIEIPEEEEKKDLEKIGDTVKYLSETIDDFRNYFKPNKSKNLFDIKECYEKAFKLLQPKFKSLDIKVIENLESIEILGFENEFIQVIMNLLNNAKDVLEDKGVENKLIFIDIYKQNDKAVFSIKDNGQGINKDIINRVFEPYFTTKEESNGTGIGLYMSKEMVEKHMEGKLKVKNETYTYENSEYKGACFKVYLPL, from the coding sequence ATGTTAGTTACTATTCTAACAGGTTCTATAGGATATACGGCTTTTGTATATTGGTATATGTCTAATCAGTATAATAATACTTTAAAACTCTCTAAATCTATAGGATTAGTCTTAAGCCAAGATATAGCAAAATTGGTTTTGTTAAATGATATCTCTGCAGCTTCCGATATTATTACAAAGTTAAAATCTTTTTCTGCTTTAAAATCAATGGTTTTATACAAACTAAACGGTGAACCTATTTTGCAATACAATAAAGCCGATAAAACTTTTAGCGTGGATAAACTTCCAGATGAAAAACATAGAGATTCCATAATCAAAGGAAGAGATTTAAAGCTTTACGTAAAAGCAAATTATCAAAATACAAATTTAGGGCATATTCAGTTTAATTTTAAAATCGATACGGTTTATGATGTAATAAAAAAAGATATAGAAGCTTTGCTTGTAATTCTTTTTATAATAGTTTTTTCTTCTTATCTTTTGGCAATATATTTTGCAAAAAAATTTACGAATCCTATTTTAAATCTTGTCTCTTTTTTGGAAAAAATATATTTTACGGAATCTCTTACAAACAGAATTAAAATTGAAGAGAACAATGAGTACGGGAAACTCTATGATGAAGTAAATACTATGTTGGAACGTATTGAAAAATCTCATGATGAGTTAAAAATTGCGGCAGTAGCTTTTGAGACTCAAAGCGGAATGTTAATCACGGATAAAAATCAAAAAATTTTAAGAGTAAACAAAGCTTTTACAAAAATTACGGGTTATAGTATAGATGAAGTTGTAGGAAAAACTCCGTCGATATTAAAATCAGGAATTCATAATGACAAGTTTTATCAAAATATGTACAGCTCTTTAGGCAAAAATCTTTTTTGGATAGGTGAAATAAATAACAGGCACAAAGACGGAAGTATAGTAAATGAGCTTTTAACGATACATGCAATTTTGGATAATAATGACCAAGTTATCTATTACGTAAGTTCATTTTTGGATATTACCGCTCAAAAAAAGGCAGAAAAAGAGTTAAAACAAAAAGAGAGTCTTTTAGTTCAACAATCAAAAATGGCGGCAATGGGCGAAATGTTGGAAAATATAGCCCATCAATGGAGACAGCCTCTTTCTCTTATTTCAACTACATCTAGCGGACTTTTATTAAGAAAAAGTATGGATATTGAAATTCCTGAAGAAGAAGAGAAAAAAGATTTGGAAAAAATAGGTGATACCGTAAAATATCTTTCTGAAACAATAGATGATTTTAGAAACTATTTTAAACCAAACAAGAGTAAAAATTTATTTGATATCAAAGAGTGTTATGAAAAAGCCTTTAAACTTCTTCAACCCAAATTTAAAAGTTTGGATATAAAAGTAATTGAAAATCTTGAAAGTATCGAAATCCTAGGATTTGAAAATGAATTTATTCAAGTAATAATGAATCTTTTAAATAATGCAAAAGATGTATTGGAAGATAAAGGCGTAGAAAATAAATTGATTTTTATAGATATTTATAAACAAAACGATAAAGCTGTTTTTTCAATCAAAGACAACGGTCAGGGAATCAATAAAGATATTATAAATAGAGTTTTTGAGCCTTATTTTACTACAAAAGAGGAAAGTAACGGTACTGGTATCGGACTTTATATGTCCAAAGAGATGGTAGAAAAACATATGGAGGGTAAATTAAAAGTTAAAAATGAAACTTATACTTATGAAAACAGTGAGTATAAGGGTGCTTGTTTTAAAGTCTATTTACCTTTATAA
- a CDS encoding sulfurtransferase, whose translation MKIFKTILILIFVSIGLFGASTLDNKEKKVPSIVSIDWLKNNFDNPNLSIIDLRQKEDYLKGHIKNAVNIPALKSLFDEKFFMPKLDFLKELFSNAGIDENSLVVAYDNGDFIWAARFYWILQTLGHDNVGLLKVSYGPLIKREFSIATDDYKALRKEFIPRVDDEKIETKLSTYLSIGNKTIIDGRKKSHYEGKESLAKRFGHIPTAQNYACTQNYQVSKDGNVMRDLKELKKVYKDIPKDKEIILYCDGGAEAALNYIVLKELGYKTSVYDGSWLEWGNDSELPIVNPSLNKK comes from the coding sequence ATGAAAATTTTTAAGACAATTTTAATTCTAATATTCGTTTCTATAGGACTGTTTGGAGCTTCTACTTTAGATAATAAAGAAAAAAAAGTTCCTTCAATAGTTTCGATTGATTGGTTAAAAAATAATTTTGACAACCCAAATCTTTCCATAATAGATTTAAGGCAGAAAGAGGATTATTTAAAAGGGCATATTAAAAATGCCGTAAATATTCCGGCTTTAAAATCTCTTTTTGATGAAAAATTTTTTATGCCCAAACTTGATTTTTTGAAAGAGTTATTCAGTAATGCGGGAATCGACGAAAATAGTTTGGTAGTAGCTTATGATAACGGAGATTTTATCTGGGCAGCAAGATTTTATTGGATATTACAAACATTGGGACATGACAATGTAGGACTTTTAAAAGTCTCTTACGGTCCTTTGATAAAAAGAGAATTTTCTATTGCTACAGATGATTATAAAGCTCTTAGAAAAGAGTTTATACCAAGAGTAGATGATGAAAAAATAGAGACAAAATTAAGTACTTATTTATCAATCGGCAATAAAACGATTATTGACGGAAGAAAAAAATCCCATTATGAGGGCAAAGAGTCTTTGGCAAAAAGATTCGGTCATATACCAACAGCTCAAAATTATGCTTGTACTCAAAATTATCAAGTTTCAAAAGACGGCAATGTTATGAGAGATTTAAAGGAGTTAAAAAAAGTTTATAAAGATATACCAAAAGACAAAGAGATTATTCTTTATTGTGACGGAGGAGCTGAAGCTGCTTTAAACTATATTGTTTTAAAAGAGTTGGGATATAAGACTTCTGTTTACGACGGTTCTTGGTTAGAGTGGGGAAATGATTCTGAACTTCCGATTGTAAATCCTTCATTAAATAAAAAGTGA
- the gyrB gene encoding DNA topoisomerase (ATP-hydrolyzing) subunit B: MSQQEYGASNIKVLKGLEAVRKRPGMYIGDTNVNGLHHMVYEVVDNSIDEAMAGFCKNIKITMTKDGWIRVEDDGRGIPTAMHPTEKMSAATVVLTVLHAGGKFDKDTYKVSGGLHGVGVSVVNALSKDLKMTIYREGKIHYQEFSKGIPKSPLEVIGDAPRKTGTTIEFLADDSIFEVTSYNFETLAKRFKEVAYLNPFISITLEDEIKKVKEVYHFEGGIQQFVEDLNKDTPVSDAVAFSDRVDDVEVDIALMYNSTYTEKTLSFVNNIRTIDGGTHEAGFKAGLTRAIVKYVNNNANAREKDTKITGDDVREGLLAVVSVKVPEPQFEGQTKGKLGSSYVKPICQKLTNEKLDKYFEENPQQAKAIMDKALMAARGREAAKKARDLTRKKDAMTVGTLPGKLAECQSKDPEIRELYLVEGDSAGGSAKQGRDRVYQAILPLKGKILNVEKSRLDKILKSDEIRNMITALGCGIGEDFDEEKIRYHKIIIMTDADVDGSHIQTLLLTFFFRFLRPVVEKGYLYIAQPPLYRYKKGKNETYLKDNTALSNFLIENGAESFEFEGLGVNDLIDLLKTVSRYREMLLQLEKRYSLVEVLKHLIENSDLVKLEQSKLYEEVRSFIEEKGYNILSKSITEERIQLFVQTNEGLEELVIDDELFASPYFSEATYIYNKLIERDVSMFEGRDLVEVLEDIEGLAKKGAYIQRYKGLGEMNPEQLWETTMTPEDRRLLRVKIEDAEMASDTFTLFMGDEVEPRRNYIEEHAKDVEHLDV; the protein is encoded by the coding sequence ATGAGTCAACAAGAGTACGGCGCTAGTAATATTAAAGTTTTAAAAGGTTTAGAAGCTGTAAGAAAAAGACCTGGTATGTATATCGGTGATACAAATGTCAACGGATTACACCATATGGTTTATGAAGTAGTAGATAACTCTATTGATGAAGCAATGGCAGGTTTTTGTAAAAATATTAAAATTACAATGACAAAAGACGGTTGGATAAGAGTTGAAGATGACGGTAGAGGTATTCCTACTGCAATGCACCCTACTGAAAAAATGAGTGCGGCGACAGTCGTATTAACGGTACTTCATGCAGGTGGTAAATTTGATAAAGATACTTATAAAGTTTCAGGTGGACTTCACGGGGTTGGGGTTTCAGTTGTAAATGCTTTAAGTAAAGATCTTAAAATGACTATTTACAGAGAAGGAAAAATTCATTATCAAGAGTTTTCAAAAGGTATACCTAAATCTCCTTTAGAAGTAATAGGTGATGCTCCTAGAAAAACAGGTACCACAATAGAATTTTTAGCTGATGATTCTATTTTTGAAGTTACATCATATAATTTTGAGACACTAGCAAAAAGATTTAAAGAAGTCGCATACCTAAACCCTTTTATCTCAATTACACTTGAAGATGAAATCAAAAAAGTAAAAGAGGTTTATCATTTTGAAGGTGGAATTCAACAATTTGTTGAAGATTTAAACAAAGATACTCCCGTATCTGATGCAGTAGCTTTTTCAGATAGAGTAGATGATGTAGAAGTTGACATTGCATTAATGTATAACTCAACATATACTGAAAAAACACTATCTTTTGTTAATAATATTAGAACAATAGACGGCGGTACTCATGAAGCAGGTTTTAAAGCCGGACTTACAAGAGCAATTGTTAAATACGTAAATAATAATGCAAATGCCAGAGAAAAAGATACTAAAATTACAGGTGATGACGTAAGAGAAGGTCTTCTTGCGGTTGTTTCCGTTAAAGTGCCTGAACCTCAATTTGAAGGTCAAACAAAAGGAAAGCTAGGATCATCATACGTTAAACCTATTTGCCAAAAATTAACAAATGAAAAATTAGATAAATATTTTGAAGAGAATCCACAACAAGCAAAAGCTATTATGGATAAAGCTTTAATGGCTGCAAGAGGAAGAGAAGCTGCTAAAAAAGCAAGAGATTTAACTAGAAAAAAAGATGCAATGACAGTTGGAACTCTTCCTGGAAAACTAGCAGAATGTCAAAGTAAAGATCCTGAAATAAGAGAACTCTATCTAGTTGAGGGAGATTCAGCGGGTGGTTCAGCTAAACAAGGTAGAGATAGGGTTTATCAAGCAATTTTACCCCTAAAAGGTAAGATTTTAAATGTTGAAAAATCTAGACTTGACAAAATTTTAAAATCTGATGAAATCAGAAATATGATTACTGCTCTTGGCTGCGGTATAGGTGAAGATTTTGATGAAGAAAAAATCAGATATCATAAAATTATAATTATGACCGATGCCGACGTTGACGGAAGCCATATTCAAACACTTCTTTTAACATTCTTCTTTAGATTTTTAAGACCAGTTGTAGAAAAAGGTTATTTGTATATTGCCCAACCGCCTCTATATAGATATAAAAAAGGTAAAAACGAAACTTACTTAAAAGATAATACGGCATTATCTAATTTCTTAATTGAAAACGGTGCAGAGAGTTTCGAGTTTGAAGGTTTAGGAGTAAATGATTTAATTGATTTATTAAAAACCGTTTCAAGATATAGAGAGATGCTTCTCCAACTTGAAAAAAGATACTCTTTGGTAGAAGTTTTAAAACATCTTATTGAGAACTCTGATTTAGTAAAATTGGAACAATCAAAACTATATGAAGAGGTTAGATCGTTTATTGAAGAAAAGGGTTATAATATTCTTTCTAAAAGTATAACTGAAGAGAGAATACAACTTTTTGTTCAAACAAATGAAGGTTTGGAAGAGTTAGTTATTGATGATGAACTTTTTGCAAGTCCTTATTTTAGTGAAGCAACTTACATTTACAATAAACTAATTGAAAGAGATGTCTCTATGTTTGAAGGTAGAGATTTAGTTGAAGTTTTAGAGGATATTGAAGGGTTAGCTAAAAAAGGTGCTTATATTCAAAGATATAAAGGTTTAGGTGAAATGAACCCTGAACAATTATGGGAAACAACCATGACTCCCGAAGATAGAAGACTTTTAAGAGTAAAAATCGAAGATGCAGAAATGGCGAGCGATACTTTTACTCTATTTATGGGTGATGAAGTAGAACCTAGAAGAAACTACATAGAAGAGCACGCAAAAGACGTAGAACACTTAGATGTATAA
- a CDS encoding DUF3010 family protein, translating into MNICGIELKSNYAVLVVLKDKEFIDLKIKKIVLGDDEKQDSIRTFCNEFLLFLEKNEIEKIYIKKRAKKGTFAGGANTFKIEALIQLNPICEVNLISAQTISSFEKKNTVTFPENLKKYQEQAYLTLLSSL; encoded by the coding sequence ATGAATATTTGTGGAATTGAACTTAAAAGTAATTATGCAGTTTTGGTTGTTTTAAAAGATAAAGAGTTCATAGATTTAAAAATAAAAAAAATTGTTTTGGGAGATGATGAAAAACAGGATAGTATAAGAACTTTCTGCAATGAATTTCTGCTTTTTTTAGAAAAGAATGAAATAGAAAAAATTTATATAAAAAAAAGAGCAAAAAAAGGAACTTTTGCAGGGGGTGCGAATACTTTTAAAATTGAAGCTTTGATTCAGTTAAATCCAATTTGTGAAGTTAATCTTATCTCTGCACAAACAATAAGCTCTTTTGAAAAGAAAAATACCGTAACTTTTCCCGAAAATTTAAAAAAATATCAAGAACAGGCATATTTAACCCTTTTGAGTTCATTATAA
- the dnaA gene encoding chromosomal replication initiator protein DnaA produces the protein MTSKEFLTIIKKEANPTDYKRYLKQLNYKKITSDEKLAVFEVPNRYLASWIKSKYKPLIQHCFEIYDGTKPHIEIKITGEKKSKKEIISEKAKNEATESTILNPSYTFDSFVVGSSNQMAYNASLAVSEKPGVQYNPLFIYGGTGLGKTHLLQAIGNDAIEKGKTVIYVTIEQFMNDFTFSIKNKNMEHFRGKYRKCDVLLIDDIQFLSGKEQTQEEFFHTFNELHNAKKQIVMTSDRLPSQIAGLVDRLKSRFEWGLTADIQMPGLETKIAIIEKKSELNGINLSREIVNYIATNLDNSIREIEGVLIKLNASASLLNQEINLELAQSLLKEQIREKKENIKLPDIISLVANELNIKPSDIKSKKRTATVANARRVVIYLARELTHNSMPDIAKFLGMKDHSSISKNIQKTNKLIETDENFKLIIQNLKNKIIH, from the coding sequence ATGACAAGTAAAGAGTTTTTAACTATTATAAAAAAAGAAGCTAATCCAACAGATTATAAAAGATATCTAAAACAGTTAAACTACAAAAAAATAACTTCTGACGAAAAACTAGCGGTATTTGAAGTTCCCAACAGATATTTGGCATCTTGGATAAAAAGTAAATATAAACCTTTAATACAGCACTGTTTCGAGATTTACGACGGAACAAAACCTCATATCGAGATAAAAATAACAGGTGAAAAAAAGAGCAAAAAAGAGATTATCTCCGAAAAAGCTAAAAATGAAGCTACGGAAAGTACTATTTTAAATCCTTCATATACTTTTGATTCTTTTGTAGTAGGAAGTTCCAACCAGATGGCTTATAACGCTTCTTTGGCAGTTTCCGAAAAACCGGGAGTTCAATATAATCCACTATTTATTTACGGTGGTACGGGACTTGGGAAAACCCACCTTTTACAAGCAATAGGTAATGATGCTATTGAAAAAGGCAAAACCGTAATATATGTAACAATTGAACAGTTTATGAATGATTTTACCTTCTCTATTAAAAATAAAAATATGGAACATTTTAGAGGTAAATATAGAAAATGTGATGTTTTACTTATTGATGATATCCAGTTTTTAAGCGGTAAAGAGCAGACTCAAGAGGAGTTTTTTCACACCTTTAACGAACTTCATAATGCAAAAAAACAGATAGTTATGACAAGTGACAGACTGCCTTCACAAATTGCAGGATTGGTAGATAGATTAAAATCTCGATTTGAATGGGGATTAACAGCAGACATACAAATGCCCGGACTTGAAACAAAAATTGCTATTATTGAGAAAAAAAGTGAATTAAACGGTATTAATCTAAGCAGAGAAATCGTAAACTATATCGCAACAAACTTAGATAACTCTATTAGAGAAATAGAGGGCGTTTTGATTAAGTTAAATGCCAGTGCATCACTGCTTAACCAAGAGATTAATTTAGAACTTGCCCAAAGTCTTTTAAAAGAGCAAATAAGAGAGAAAAAAGAGAATATTAAATTACCCGATATTATTTCACTTGTTGCAAATGAGCTTAATATCAAACCAAGTGATATTAAATCGAAAAAAAGAACGGCAACGGTTGCAAATGCCAGAAGGGTTGTAATTTATCTTGCAAGAGAGTTAACACACAACTCAATGCCTGATATTGCTAAGTTTTTAGGTATGAAAGATCATAGTTCTATTTCAAAAAATATTCAAAAAACGAATAAATTGATTGAAACAGATGAGAACTTCAAATTGATCATTCAAAATTTGAAAAATAAAATCATTCATTAA
- the dnaN gene encoding DNA polymerase III subunit beta, translating into MKFIITKSIFENIVSSMQPFLEKKDASSITSHIYLEVNDSKLTLKATDYEIGLECTIESITDAIYGKATVNGSNLLGIIKRLKDADIIIETDENNLIIKQNKSTFKLPMYDADEYPTLIQKDDLKQLEISTINLINSIRKITPAIDNNNPKFELNGALIDIKTSKINFVSTDTRRLAISYLQNISNAEAQFIIPKKAIIEIQKLFLDEATIMYDENNLIVSNSAMKFFTKLINGKFPDYERIIPQSLKYNMSIPKSMLVESIKLVTSLFSNIKITFRPHSIVFESLDEDTESKTQIDIELNIDQEFYLAVNAKYMLDFLSQTNNEEVKIGFNESNLPFYLEDEKFFTIIMPIVLEK; encoded by the coding sequence ATGAAGTTCATAATTACAAAAAGCATATTTGAGAATATTGTCTCATCAATGCAACCTTTTTTAGAGAAAAAAGATGCTAGTTCAATTACTTCTCATATATACTTAGAAGTAAACGATTCTAAACTTACACTAAAAGCAACAGATTATGAAATTGGATTAGAGTGTACGATAGAATCTATAACTGATGCAATATACGGAAAAGCAACTGTAAACGGATCTAATCTACTAGGAATTATTAAAAGATTAAAAGATGCAGATATTATTATAGAAACAGATGAAAACAATCTAATTATTAAACAAAATAAATCAACTTTTAAATTACCTATGTATGATGCAGATGAATATCCTACTTTAATACAAAAAGATGATTTAAAACAATTAGAGATTTCTACAATAAATTTAATCAACTCTATTAGAAAAATAACACCTGCAATTGATAATAACAATCCAAAATTTGAACTAAACGGAGCTTTAATCGATATTAAAACTTCAAAAATCAATTTTGTATCAACAGATACTAGAAGATTGGCAATTTCATATTTACAAAATATTTCAAATGCAGAAGCTCAATTTATTATTCCTAAAAAAGCTATAATTGAGATACAAAAACTATTTTTAGATGAAGCAACTATTATGTATGATGAAAACAATCTTATTGTTTCAAACTCTGCAATGAAATTTTTCACAAAATTAATTAACGGAAAATTTCCCGATTATGAAAGAATCATACCTCAAAGTTTGAAATACAATATGTCTATTCCAAAAAGTATGTTGGTTGAATCAATCAAATTAGTTACATCACTTTTCTCTAATATCAAAATTACATTTAGACCTCATTCTATTGTATTTGAATCATTAGATGAAGATACGGAATCAAAAACTCAAATAGATATAGAACTAAATATCGATCAAGAGTTTTATCTTGCAGTAAATGCAAAATATATGCTTGACTTTTTAAGTCAAACAAATAATGAAGAAGTAAAAATTGGATTCAACGAATCCAATTTACCGTTTTATCTAGAAGATGAAAAATTCTTTACGATAATAATGCCAATCGTATTAGAAAAATAG